The window GCCGAGGACGCGTCGAAAGCGCCGGGTAGAGCGGACGGGAAGGCGGACGTGTCTCTATCCGGCCAGGTCACTGTCCACCCTTCTGTACATACGCACGGACGAAGTCCTCGGCGTTCTCCTCCAGGACGTCGTCGATCTCGTCCAACAGGTCATCGGTCTCTTCGGTCAGCTTCTCGCGGCGCTCCTGCCCGGCGGCCGTGCTGCCGGTGGGGTCGTCGTCTTCCCCGCCCCCGCCGCCACGCTTGGTCTGCTCCTGAGCCATTGCTGCCTCCTGCGTAAGTATTCCCACCGTGCGACGGGAAACCGACCGCTATCCCGCCGGTTTCTCCACCCTACCGGTCGGCCGACGGATTACCGGGGATAGCTCGCTCAGTTTGTCAGCTGCTCAACGAGTTCGACAGCGCTGTCCACCGAATCGAGCAGAGCGCCCACGTGAGCCTTGCTCCCCCGCAACGGTTCGAGGGTCGGGATCCGCACCAGCGAATCACCGCCCAGATCGAAGATGACCGAATCCCAGCTGGCGGCAGCGATGTCGGCCCCGAACCGGCGCAGACACTCGCCGCGGAAATACGCCCGGGTGTCGGTGGGCGGGTTGTCCACGGCGTCGAGCACCTGCTGCTCGGTGACGAGCCGCTTCATCGAGCCGCGGGCGACCAGTCGGTTGTAGAGGCCCTTGTCGAGGCGCACATCGGAATACTGCAGATCCACCAGATGCAGCCGCGGCGCGTTCCAGCCGAGGTTCTCGCGGTTGCGGAACCCTTCGAGCAGCCGCAGCTTGGCCGGCCAGTCGAGCAGGTCGGCGCACTCCATCGGATCCCGTTCGAGCAGATCCAGGACGTGGGCCCAGGTCTCCAGCACGTGCGAGGCCCGCGGGTCGGGGTCTCGGCTGTCGACGAGCTTGGCGACGCGGTCGAGATAGATGCGCTGCAGCGCGAGCGCGGTCATCTCCCGCCCGTCGGCCAGCGCGACGGTCGCGCGCAGTGAGGGATCGCGCGACACGACGTGCACCGCGTGCACGGGGCGAGCAAGCGTCAGATCGGAGAGCTCGAGTCCGATCTGGGGGCCTTCTTCGATCAGATCGAGGACCAGAGAGGTGGCTCCGACCTTCAGGTAGGTCGACGTCTCGGCCAGGTTCGCGTCACCGATGATCACGTGCAACCGGCGGTACTTGTCGGCGTCCGCGTGGGGTTCGTCGCGGGTGTTGATGATCCCGCGCTTGAGCGTGGTCTCCAGCCCGACCTCGACCTCGATGTAGTCGGAGCGCTGCGAGAGCTGGAAGCCCGGCTCGTCGCCGGAGGGCCCGATGCCCACGCGACCCGACCCGGTCACCACCTGGCGGGACACCAGGAACGGCGTCAGACCCGAGATCACCGCTGAGAACGGCGTCTGGCGGCTCATCAGGTAGTTCTCGTGGGTGCCGTAGGACGCACCCTTGCCGTCGACGTTGTTCTTGTACAGCTGCAGTTTCGCCGCACCCGGCACGCTCGCGACGTGTCGTGCCGCGGCTTCCATGACCCGTTCGCCGGCCTTGTCCCAGATCACCGCGTCCATCGGGTCGGTGACCTCGGGTGCGGAGTACTCGGGGTGGGCGTGGTCGACGTAGAGCCGGGCGCCGTTGGTCAGGATCATGTTGGCGGCGCCCACCTCGTCGGCGTCGACCACCGGCGGCGGCCCCGACGAACGGCTCAGATCGAATCCGCGGGCATCGCGCAGCGGCGACTCCACCTCGTAGTCCCACCTGGTGCGCTTGGCCCGCTGGATGCCCGCGGCCGCGGCGTAGGCGAGCACCGCCTGGGTCGAGGTCAGGATCGGATTCGCGGTCGGATCGGTCGGCGACGATATGCCGTACTCGACCTCTGTTCCGATGATCCGTTGCATGCGTGCCAGCGTAGAGGTTTGTCCCGACGGCGAGGTCACGAGCCCGACCGGCGACACGAGGGCGAGGTCACGAGGCCGCCGCTGCGGTCGTGGTGAGATCGATCCGCCATGACCCCCACGAGCGTCCAACGCCTCGCCGCCGAACGCTGGTTCCTCGACCGCGGCCTTCCCGCCGTGCTCCGCCCCGGCGTGCTCGTGCAGCGGGTGTGGACCCGCTCGGCGCCCGCGCTGGCGGCGCTGGCGGTCGCGATGGCGTTCTCGATCCTCGTCGTCGGCGTCACCGGCAAACACACCATCGACATCGACGGCACGCCGACGCGGACCGAGTGGTTCGTGCTCGGGGTGGTGGTGGTGGTGCTGCCCACGGCGGCTTTCGTCGGCTGGCTCGTCTCACGCAGCGACGACGTCCGGCTGCGTGCCGTCGTGTCGACGGCGTCGGTCGGTGTCGGGATCCTCGGCGCCCTCTACGGCGGGCCGAGCCCACGGGTGTGGGCGGACCTGGTCGCCGAGGCCGTCATCGTGGCGCTGATCCTCCTCGGCACCGCCAGCGGGGGCGGCGCCATCCTGGGCTGGGCGGTGCGCATGATGCTGGGCAACCTGGCCTCGGTGGGCAACCTGTTGCTGCGCGCGCTCCCGGTGATGTTGTTGACCGTGCTGGTCTTCTTCAACGGTCCGGTGTGGACCATGGCGGCCACGGTCCACCGACCCCGGCTGTGGTTCGCCCTGGTGTTCCTGATGACGATCGCCGTGTCGTTCCTGCTGTCCACCATGATGGCCGGCGTCCGACCGATCCTGCTGCCCGACGCCAAGGCGGAGCAGGACGCCGCGGCGCTGCGCGGAACGCCGTTCGAGACCATGCCGGACCGCCCGCGACGAGTCGACCTGTCGCGGTCCGAACGGCTCAACGTCGGTTTCGTGCTCGCGCTCTCACAGATCGTGCAGGTGCTCACCGTCTCGATCGTGACGGGGCTTTTGTTCTTCGCGTTCGGGCTGATCCTGATCAGCCCGGAACTGCTGGCGGCCCTGACGGCGAACGGGTCTCCCGACGGGCGGTTCCTGGGCATGACGCTGCCGGTTCCCGACGCCCTGATCCAGGTCTCGATGTTCTTGACCGCGTTGACGTTCATGTACCTGGCCGCGCGGGCCGTCGCCGACAAGGAGTACCGAACCCAGTTCCTGGATCCGCTGATCGAAGATCTGCGGGTCACTCTCGTCGCCCGCGACCGGTACCGGACGGTGACCGCCGACCCACCGCCCGGAAATACGCCTTCGTGATGCGCAATTAGTAGGCTGCGAACATGCAACTCACCAGGTTCACCGATCTGGGGCTGCGGGCGATGATGCTGCTGTCGGCCGGCGAGTTCGCCGACAAGCGGGTGACCACGGGCCGCATCGCGGCGAGCGCCGGCGCCTCGGAGAACCACATCGCCAAAGCGGTGTCCCGGCTGGTCGAGCTGGGGCTGGTGGAGGCCCGGCGCGGACGCATCGGCGGATTGTCACTGACCGAGGCCGGCCGCACCGCCTCGGTGGGATGGCTCGTGCGGGAACTGGAAGGCGACCGGGAAGTGGTCAACTGCCAGGGCGAAACGGCCTGTCCGCTCATCGCGGGCTGCCGCCTGCGGCATGCGTTGGCCCGGGCCAAGGAGGCCTTCTACGCCGAACTCGACAACTACACCGTCAGCGACCTCGCGCGAAGTCCGACGCTGAGCCTGATCCAGCTGGCACCCCCGACCTCGGCGCGCTGACAGGACCGCACGCAGGTCCTGGCGCACAATGTGTCCCGTGTCCGACATGCGGCCGGTCCACGACTGGTTCCTGCAACGCGGGCTGCCGCTGGTGCTCCCCCGGCGGGTGCGCGCACGCAAGCTGGTGCAGCGATCCGCCCCGATGGTCAGCGCGGTCGGCGCACTGACCGCGGTGACGATGCTGCTGGCCGACGTCACAGGCTCGGACCCGGACTACGGGTACGCGGTGCGGCTCGGTGCCATCGCGGTCATCCTGATCGCCGCGCCGTTCGCGCTGGAGATCCTGCACCGGCTCGGCACCCGGATGGGCGAAGCCCTGCGCCGGTGGGCGGCAGTGCTGGTGATGACGATCTTCGTGGTGATCATGCCGCTGACGGTCAGCGGCTGGTCGGGCACCGCCGCCGCCGAGGCTCCGGTGTTCATCGTGATCTCACTGCTCGCCGTCTGGCTGACCTACCTGGGTTTCGGCTCGATCGCGTTGTGGGCGTTCAGGTTCGCCTGGGTCCAGGTCGGCGCCCTGGGCACCCTGATGAGTCGCGCGCTGCCGTTGCTGATGCTGACCGTCGTCGTCTACTTCACCGGCGAGTTGTGGCAGCTGTCGGCTCGGATGTCCCGCGAAAGACTGTGGCAGACCATCGGATTCCTGAGCCTGG is drawn from Mycolicibacterium gilvum and contains these coding sequences:
- a CDS encoding ubiquitin-like protein Pup, which gives rise to MAQEQTKRGGGGGEDDDPTGSTAAGQERREKLTEETDDLLDEIDDVLEENAEDFVRAYVQKGGQ
- the dop gene encoding depupylase/deamidase Dop, yielding MQRIIGTEVEYGISSPTDPTANPILTSTQAVLAYAAAAGIQRAKRTRWDYEVESPLRDARGFDLSRSSGPPPVVDADEVGAANMILTNGARLYVDHAHPEYSAPEVTDPMDAVIWDKAGERVMEAAARHVASVPGAAKLQLYKNNVDGKGASYGTHENYLMSRQTPFSAVISGLTPFLVSRQVVTGSGRVGIGPSGDEPGFQLSQRSDYIEVEVGLETTLKRGIINTRDEPHADADKYRRLHVIIGDANLAETSTYLKVGATSLVLDLIEEGPQIGLELSDLTLARPVHAVHVVSRDPSLRATVALADGREMTALALQRIYLDRVAKLVDSRDPDPRASHVLETWAHVLDLLERDPMECADLLDWPAKLRLLEGFRNRENLGWNAPRLHLVDLQYSDVRLDKGLYNRLVARGSMKRLVTEQQVLDAVDNPPTDTRAYFRGECLRRFGADIAAASWDSVIFDLGGDSLVRIPTLEPLRGSKAHVGALLDSVDSAVELVEQLTN
- a CDS encoding RrF2 family transcriptional regulator → MQLTRFTDLGLRAMMLLSAGEFADKRVTTGRIAASAGASENHIAKAVSRLVELGLVEARRGRIGGLSLTEAGRTASVGWLVRELEGDREVVNCQGETACPLIAGCRLRHALARAKEAFYAELDNYTVSDLARSPTLSLIQLAPPTSAR